Proteins from one Ranitomeya variabilis isolate aRanVar5 chromosome 1, aRanVar5.hap1, whole genome shotgun sequence genomic window:
- the LOC143810645 gene encoding uncharacterized protein LOC143810645, translating into MLLCCTQMSDTDVSSSSSVSAIFSSQSESSEPEAARPPPKKHAKNTKVVQHGGHKRKKVPSRLSSPQLPVSKSAAKKKRIVVDEEPLTIHNETLINLVEANPSIWDQSDSSHHDIVKNRKLWDQIICHFDPRYMEKSTTSKKKIADAVHTRWKSIRDRFVRDYRNNHNAQSGTSGKRVTPYVHYDQLLFLQKTLSQRSTICSTAAPRPTEELEPSPVEPTQPEDVSGISEPRSADRSTVAAGVSARLQSQRGRKRATQKDEADAIIVDGLQRVEDMCRSELKDLRREITELQARESVYSANEWKLLFLSYVPVAQNIPAHRNFMFRQRLNELLEEFVGPQEPAPSGTRRMDLPAYNPQYRGRGETSVEPHRQCSSPSYSWADNTPVQYQSL; encoded by the exons atgttgctttgttgcacacagatgtcggatacagatgtcagcagcagcagcagcgtgtctgcgattTTTTCGTcacagtcg gagtcttctgagcccgaggctgctagaccaccccccaaaaaacatgctaaaaacacaaag gtggTGCAACACGGAGGACACAAAAGAAagaaggtccctagccgtctgtcgtcgccacaactgccagtg TCCAAGTCAGcggccaaaaaaaaaaggattgtcgtTGACGAAGAGCCATTGACTATCCACAACGAGActctgatcaaccttgtggaagccaacccctccatatgggaccagagcgacagctcccaccatgacatcgtgaagaaccggaagttgtgggatcaaataatctgtcactttgatccccgatacatggagaagtctacaacctcaaagaaaaaaattg ccgatgctgtccatacccgttggaagTCCATCCGCgatcgctttgtccgtgactaccggaacaaTCACAATGCTCAAAGCGGAACCAGTggtaaacgggtgaccccgtatgtgcattacgaccaactgctctttcttcaaaaaacattgtctcagcgctc cacgatatgcagtaccgctgctCCTAGACCGACAGAGGAACTGGAGCCTTCTCCAGTGGAACCAACGCaacctgaagatgtgtctggcatcagcgagccacgatctgcggACAGAAGCACTGTTGCtgcaggtgtgagtgcccggttgcaatcacagcgtggacgcaagcgagcaacacaaaaagatgaagctgatgcaatTATCGTGGATGGACTCCAACGGGTAGAGGACATGTGTCGCAGTGAGCTGAAAGACCTGAGGCGAGAAATTACCGAGCTGCAAGCACGCGAGTCTGTATACTCTGctaatgagtggaagctacttttcttatcctatgtgcctgtagcacaaaatatcccggcacatagAAACTTTATGTTTAGACAAAGACTGAACGAGCTTCTAGAGGAATTTGTGGGCCCACAAGAACCCGCTCCATCGGGAACTAGAAGAATGGacttgccggcctacaaccctcaatatagaggccgGGGTGAAACGAGCGTGGAACCTCATAGACAATGTAGCAGTCCATCAtatagttgggcagacaatacgcccgtgcAGTACCAAAGTCTTTAG